A stretch of the Lolium perenne isolate Kyuss_39 chromosome 3, Kyuss_2.0, whole genome shotgun sequence genome encodes the following:
- the LOC127325546 gene encoding uncharacterized protein — protein sequence MHRSIARLVLLLAIAAVSCGFFVVAHASCWPHERDALLAFKQGINDTDDVLASWQKRHHDCCQRWTGVTCSNKTGHVTELDLGETGLVGQISPSLLSLQHLEYLDLSLTYLHGPSGHVFPEFLCSLHNLRHLDLSYISFSGRVPPQLGNLSKLEYLDLAWTSLHGLNGRVFPEFLCSLHNLRHLDLSNTLFSGRVPPQLANLSKLDYLDLSRTLLSGILPPQLGNLSNLRHLGLSFMENIHTADISWLMHLHFLEYVDLSDINLSAVDVFLVANTIPTLKALILINCSLPNANQTLTHLNLTKLENLDLSRNYLGHPIETCWFWKLKCIKDLALVSTYLYGPFPDALGGMTTLQHLAFNDNGNSATMTVDLKNLCDLETLWLDGGLALGNITEFVRKLPQCSSSKLFFLSSSDNNMTGTLPDMVGHLTSLKYLYLSNNSITGAIPSGLRKLTSLDTLHLSLNQLTGQIPMLPRSLTELAISMNSLSGPLPLDFGGPNLTQLSLSSNYLTGHVPKAICESKRFDILDLSNNHFEGEFPRCSAMSIAFLLLSNNNFSGNFPSWLKASYFLIFLDLGVNKFYGMLPAWIGELVNLRFLQLNHNMFYGDIPVNITNLKLLQYFSLASNNISGSIPLSLSKLTAMTLDHPPRLESNWLEEEKGKDILSVVMKQQELKYGTSAFNEMVSIDLSLNRLTSEIPNEIGSLNGLLNLNLSRNLLSGKISMKIGSMKSLESLDLSRNNLSGETPSSLSDLTYLSSLDLSYNSLAGRIPTGGQLDTLYNENPFMYSGNSGLCGPPLEKSCPGNDAPEHGNQHQGSENGYDPVLFFYFGLTAGFLAGLWVVFCALLFKRSWRNAYFRLFDKLYENVYVFSVVTWGRISSKATAS from the coding sequence ATGCATCGCTCAATCGCCAGGCTCGTCTTGCTCCTTGCCATTGCCGCCGTGTCCTGCGGCTTCTTCGTCGTTGCCCATGCGAGCTGCTGGCCGCACGAGAGGGACGCGTTGCTGGCCTTCAAACAAGGCATCAACGACACCGACGACGTCCTGGCCTCGTGGCAAAAACGGCACCATGACTGCTGCCAACGCTGGACAGGCGTCACCTGCAGCAACAAAACCGGCCATGTGACCGAGCTCGACCTTGGTGAAACGGGTTTGGTCGGCCAGATAAGTCCTTCCTTGCTTTCTCTCCAGCATCTCGAGTACCTGGATCTCAGTTTGACATACCTGCATGGCCCTAGTGGTCATGTTTTCCCTGAATTCCTGTGTTCTTTACACAACTTGAGACATCTCGATCTCTCCTACATATCATTCTCTGGTAGAGTGCCTCCTCAGCTAGGCAACCTTTCAAAGCTGGAGTACCTGGATCTCGCCTGGACATCCCTGCATGGACTTAATGGTCGTGTTTTCCCTGAATTCTTGTGTTCTTTACACAACTTGAGACATCTCGATCTCTCGAACACACTCTTTTCTGGTAGAGTGCCTCCTCAGCTTGCCAACCTTTCAAAGTTGGACTACCTTGACCTCTCCAGAACGCTCTTGTCCGGTATACTGCCGCCTCAGCTCGGAAACCTTTCAAACTTGCGACACCTTGGCCTCAGTTTCATGGAAAATATACACACAGCGGATATCTCATGGTTAATGCATCTGCATTTCCTGGAATATGTTGATTTGAGTGACATAAATCTCAGCGCCGTCGATGTGTTCCTTGTGGCAAACACAATTCCAACTCTAAAGGCCCTTATTCTTATCAACTGCTCACTTCCAAATGCAAACCAGACGCTCACACACCTAAACCTCACAAAACTTGAGAACCTTGATCTCTCCAGAAACTATTTGGGCCATCCAATTGAAACCTGCTGGTTTTGGAAGTTAAAATGCATCAAGGACCTAGCACTAGTTTCAACCTATCTCTATGGCCCATTCCCTGATGCGCTAGGAGGTATGACAACCCTCCAACACCTAGCGTTCAACGATAATGGTAATTCTGCCACAATGACGGTAGACTTGAAAAATCTCTGTGATCTAGAAACCCTATGGCTTGATGGTGGCCTCGCGCTTGGGAACATAACAGAATTTGTAAGGAAGCTGCCACAATGTTCGTCTAGCAAATTGTTCTTCCTGAGTTCGTCTGACAACAACATGACAGGAACATTGCCAGATATGGTGGGGCACTTGACCAGCTTAAAATATCTTTACCTTTCTAATAACAGCATTACTGGAGCCATACCATCTGGGTTAAGGAAACTTACTAGTTTGGACACGCTACATCTCAGTTTGAACCAACTAACTGGCCAGATACCAATGTTACCAAGAAGCCTCACCGAACTGGCCATCTCTATGAACTCCTTGTCAGGACCTTTGCCATTAGATTTTGGAGGTCCAAATCTTACACAACTAAGTCTGTCCTCCAATTACCTTACTGGTCATGTTCctaaggctatatgtgaatcgaaACGCTTTGATATATTGGATTTATCCAATAACCATTTTGAGGGAGAATTCCCGCGTTGTTCTGCAATGAGCATTGCATTTCTACTCTTAAGTAACAATAACTTCTCCGGAAATTTTCCatcttggctcaaggccagctaTTTTCTGATTTTCCTTGATCTTGGGGTGAACAAGTTCTACGGAATGTTACCTGCGTGGATTGGAGAATTGGTGAACTTGCGATTCCTGCAGCTAAACCATAACATGTTTTACGGGGATATTCCAGTCAACATCACAAATCTTAAACTACTTCAATACTTCAGTTTAGCGAGCAACAATATATCAGGATCAATTCCGTTGTCCTTGTCCAAATTAACAGCAATGACCCTAGACCATCCGCCGAGATTGGAGTCTAATTGGTTAGAAGAGGAAAAAGGGAAGGATATTTTATCTGTGGTGATGAAGCAGCAGGAGCTTAAATATGGCACATCTGCATTTAACGAGATGGTCAGCATTGACTTGTCACTCAaccgcttaactagtgaaattccAAATGAGATAGGTTCTCTTAATGGATTGTTGAATTTGAATCTATCGAGGAATCTCCTGAGCGGGAAAATTTCTATGAAGATTGGGTCTATGAAATCACTAGAATCGCTGGACCTCTCAAGGAACAACCTTTCCGGTGAAACCCCATCAAGCTTGTCAGATTTGACGTATCTAAGCTCCTTGGACTTGTCATACAACAGTCTTGCGGGAAGAATTCCGACAGGAGGTCAACTTGACACCCTCTACAATGAGAACCCGTTCATGTACAGTGGCAATAGCGGTCTTTGCGGGCCTCCTCTTGAAAAGAGTTGCCCAGGCAACGATGCGCCTGAGCATGGTAATCAGCATCAGGGAAGTGAAAATGGTTATGATCCAGTGTTGTTCTTCTACTTTGGGCTAACAGCTGGCTTTTTGGCGGGACTCTGGGTTGTTTTCTGTGCTCTACTGTTTAAAAGATCTTGGAGGAATGCTTATTTCCGCCTCTTCGATAAGCTATATGAAAATGTGTATGTGTTCTCCGTTGTTACTTGGGGAAGGATAAGCAGTAAGGCAACTGCAAGTTAA